A region of Arabidopsis thaliana chromosome 5, partial sequence DNA encodes the following proteins:
- a CDS encoding Zim17-type zinc finger protein (Zim17-type zinc finger protein; FUNCTIONS IN: molecular_function unknown; INVOLVED IN: biological_process unknown; LOCATED IN: chloroplast; EXPRESSED IN: 22 plant structures; EXPRESSED DURING: 13 growth stages; CONTAINS InterPro DOMAIN/s: Zinc finger, Zim17-type (InterPro:IPR007853); BEST Arabidopsis thaliana protein match is: Zim17-type zinc finger protein (TAIR:AT1G68730.1); Has 1807 Blast hits to 1807 proteins in 277 species: Archae - 0; Bacteria - 0; Metazoa - 736; Fungi - 347; Plants - 385; Viruses - 0; Other Eukaryotes - 339 (source: NCBI BLink).), translating to MEATSLSSAATIISSSSSPLSIFSPKKRTDSSPPPRIVRLSNKKEDKDYDPQHSESNSSSLFRNRTLSNDEAMGLVLSAASVKGWTTGSGMEGPSLPAKTDTDTVSTFPWSLFTKSPRRRMRVAFTCNVCGQRTTRAINPHAYTDGTVFVQCCGCNVFHKLVDNLNLFHEVKYYVSSSSFDYTDAKWDVSGLNLFDDEDDDNAGDSNDVFPL from the exons ATGGAAGCTACCTCTCTAAGCTCTGCAGCAACAATCATCTCCTCCTCATCTTCCCCACTCTCCATATTCTCTCCAAAGAAGCGAACAGACTCATCACCTCCCCCGAGAATCGTCCGTCTCTCGaaca AGAAGGAAGACAAAGATTACGATCCGCAACATTCCGAATCGAACTCATCAAGCCTCTTCCGGAATCGAACTCTCTCCAAT GATGAAGCAATGGGACTGGTGTTGAGTGCAGCTTCGGTTAAAGGATGGACAACCGGTTCCGGTATGGAAGGACCGTCTCTACCGGCTAAAACCGATACAGACACGGTTTCCACATTTCCATGGTCATTATTCACTAAATCGCCTCGTAGGCGAATGCGTGTTGCTTTCACTTGTAACGTATGTGGGCAAAGAACTACAAGAGCTATTAATCCTCATGCTTACACTGATGGCACTGTCTTCGTGCAGTGTTGTGGATGTAATGTGTTTCATAAGCTGGTCGATAATCTCAACTTGTTTCATGAGGTTAAGTATTATGTGAGCAGCTCGAGCTTCGATTACACCGATGCTAAGTGGGATGTTAGCGGCTTGAATCTTTtcgatgatgaggatgatgataaTGCTGGTGATAGCAATGATGTCTTTCCTTTGTAA
- a CDS encoding stress regulated protein (unknown protein; LOCATED IN: chloroplast; EXPRESSED IN: 22 plant structures; EXPRESSED DURING: 13 growth stages; BEST Arabidopsis thaliana protein match is: unknown protein (TAIR:AT1G54680.3); Has 30201 Blast hits to 17322 proteins in 780 species: Archae - 12; Bacteria - 1396; Metazoa - 17338; Fungi - 3422; Plants - 5037; Viruses - 0; Other Eukaryotes - 2996 (source: NCBI BLink).), translated as MVMLLHSVGLIPCSNQQKSFLFHSYYRYRCIVCSSETGLSIRRQALEQVDSKLSSGDERAALSLVKDLQGKPDGLRCFGAARQVPQRLYTLEELKLNGINAASLLSPTDTTLGSIERNLQIAAVSGGIVAWKAFDLSSQQLFFLTLGFMFLWTLDLVSFNGGIGSLVLDTTGHTFSQRYHNRVVQHEAGHFLVAYLVGILPRGYTLSSLEALQKEGSLNIQAGSAFVDYEFLEEVNSGKVSATMLNRFSCIALAGVATEYLLYGYAEGGLDDISKLDGLVKSLGFTQKKADSQVRWSVLNTILLLRRHEIARSKLAQAMSKGESVGSCIQIIEDSIDPSDI; from the exons ATGGTTATGTTGTTACATAGTGTGGGACTAATTCCATGTTCAAACCAACAAAAGTCTTTTCTCTTCCATAGTTATTACCGTTACAGATGCATAGTTTGTTCATCTGAAACAGGTTTGTCCATAAGAAGACAAGCTTTGGAGCAAGTTGATTCTAAGTTGTCTAGTGGAGACGAAAGAGCTGCATTGTCTCTTGTCAAAGATCTCCAAGGAAAACCTGATGGCCTTCGATGTTTTGGCGCTGCAAGGCAG GTGCCTCAGAGACTCTACACGTTGGAGGAACTGAAACTGAATGGTATTAACGCAGCTTCACTTCTCTCGCCAACAGATACAACGCTTGGCTCCATCGAAAGAAACCTTCAGATCGCAGCTGTCTCAGGGGGAATAGTTGCTTGGAAAGCCTTTGACTTGAGTTCTCAAcagcttttctttcttactcttGGGTTTATGTTCCTGTGGACTTTGGATTTG GTCTCTTTTAATGGCGGAATTGGGAGTTTGGTTCTTGATACAACTGGTCATACGTTTAGCCAACGATACCATAACAGAGTTGTTCAG CACGAAGCGGGTCATTTCTTGGTGGCCTACTTAGTCGGGATTCTACCACGCGGATACACGCTCTCTAGCCTTGAAGCTTTACAGAAAGAAGGATCTCTCAACATTCAAGCTGGCTCAGCTTTTGTAGACTATGAATTCCTTGAAGAA GTTAATTCTGGAAAAGTCTCCGCTACg ATGCTGAACAGATTCTCATGCATTGCTCTGGCTGGTGTAGCAACAGAATATCTCCTGTATGGTTATGCTGAAGGAGGCCTTGACGATATCAGCAAg TTAGATGGTTTGGTGAAGAGTTTGGGGTTCACACAGAAGAAAGCGGACTCGCAGGTGAGGTGGTCAGTCCTTAACACCATACTGCTACTACGTCGCCATGAGATAGCTCGATCGAAGCTCGCGCAGGCTATGTCCAAAGGAGAATCTGTCGGATCTTGTATCCAAATCATCGAAGATTCTATCGATCCTTCTGATATCTAG
- a CDS encoding stress regulated protein (unknown protein; LOCATED IN: chloroplast; EXPRESSED IN: 22 plant structures; EXPRESSED DURING: 13 growth stages; BEST Arabidopsis thaliana protein match is: unknown protein (TAIR:AT1G54680.3); Has 199 Blast hits to 194 proteins in 57 species: Archae - 0; Bacteria - 61; Metazoa - 0; Fungi - 0; Plants - 129; Viruses - 0; Other Eukaryotes - 9 (source: NCBI BLink).), producing MVMLLHSVGLIPCSNQQKSFLFHSYYRYRCIVCSSETGLSIRRQALEQVDSKLSSGDERAALSLVKDLQGKPDGLRCFGAARQVPQRLYTLEELKLNGINAASLLSPTDTTLGSIERNLQIAAVSGGIVAWKAFDLSSQQLFFLTLGFMFLWTLDLVSFNGGIGSLVLDTTGHTFSQRYHNRVVQHEAGHFLVAYLVGILPRGYTLSSLEALQKEGSLNIQAGSAFVDYEFLEEVNSGKVSATMLNRFSCIALAGVATEYLL from the exons ATGGTTATGTTGTTACATAGTGTGGGACTAATTCCATGTTCAAACCAACAAAAGTCTTTTCTCTTCCATAGTTATTACCGTTACAGATGCATAGTTTGTTCATCTGAAACAGGTTTGTCCATAAGAAGACAAGCTTTGGAGCAAGTTGATTCTAAGTTGTCTAGTGGAGACGAAAGAGCTGCATTGTCTCTTGTCAAAGATCTCCAAGGAAAACCTGATGGCCTTCGATGTTTTGGCGCTGCAAGGCAG GTGCCTCAGAGACTCTACACGTTGGAGGAACTGAAACTGAATGGTATTAACGCAGCTTCACTTCTCTCGCCAACAGATACAACGCTTGGCTCCATCGAAAGAAACCTTCAGATCGCAGCTGTCTCAGGGGGAATAGTTGCTTGGAAAGCCTTTGACTTGAGTTCTCAAcagcttttctttcttactcttGGGTTTATGTTCCTGTGGACTTTGGATTTG GTCTCTTTTAATGGCGGAATTGGGAGTTTGGTTCTTGATACAACTGGTCATACGTTTAGCCAACGATACCATAACAGAGTTGTTCAG CACGAAGCGGGTCATTTCTTGGTGGCCTACTTAGTCGGGATTCTACCACGCGGATACACGCTCTCTAGCCTTGAAGCTTTACAGAAAGAAGGATCTCTCAACATTCAAGCTGGCTCAGCTTTTGTAGACTATGAATTCCTTGAAGAA GTTAATTCTGGAAAAGTCTCCGCTACg ATGCTGAACAGATTCTCATGCATTGCTCTGGCTGGTGTAGCAACAGAATATCTCCT TTAG
- a CDS encoding pentatricopeptide (PPR) repeat-containing protein (pentatricopeptide (PPR) repeat-containing protein; FUNCTIONS IN: molecular_function unknown; INVOLVED IN: biological_process unknown; CONTAINS InterPro DOMAIN/s: Pentatricopeptide repeat (InterPro:IPR002885); BEST Arabidopsis thaliana protein match is: Tetratricopeptide repeat (TPR)-like superfamily protein (TAIR:AT2G27800.1); Has 17156 Blast hits to 5441 proteins in 173 species: Archae - 1; Bacteria - 0; Metazoa - 104; Fungi - 6; Plants - 16785; Viruses - 0; Other Eukaryotes - 260 (source: NCBI BLink).), producing the protein MAATRSTFLGSIFRTVKARVLIPPITRLSLPNPNFTSSRFHTSSSLPQSQIEGRLASVSMCTQYSTSVPTRSLRRRISSRKKSSTKPILNESKFQETISKLPPRFTPEELADAITLEEDPFLCFHLFNWASQQPRFTHENCSYHIAIRKLGAAKSGKLIRAVNIFRHMVNSRNLECRPTMRTYHILFKALLGRGNNSFINHLYMETVRSLFRQMVDSGIEPDVFALNCLVKGRTINTRELLSEMKGKGFVPNGKSYNSLVNAFALSGEIDDAVKCLWEMIENGRVVDFISYRTLVDESCRKGKYDEATRLLEMLREKQLVDIDSDDKLKMYQMVILVLLFSSMLPSVCDESRYMIVRNVPALGCGDDLMRLFMTYGEVEECKPMDAEDCAEFTDVYWIKFRLITNARKLDESSFLGNRLQISYAPEYESVSDTKEKLETRRKEVLARLNPHKAKSTSQVTKLAGPALTQTDNFSPRRREMDYQFHRGNAPVTRVSSYQEYFASSSMNQMVKTVREKLNKIEESGNQKRLQPSSQTQPDFKRTRVDNRRRI; encoded by the exons ATGGCTGCAACTAGGTCTACATTTCTAGGCTCCATCTTCAGAACCGTTAAAGCACGAGTTTTGATCCCACCCATCACAAGACTCTctctcccaaaccctaatttcactTCCTCTCGCTTccacacttcttcttctctgcctCAGTCTCAAATCGAAG GTCGATTAGCATCTGTTTCCATGTGTACACAATACTCAACTTCAGTCCCAACACGTTCACTTAGAAGGAGAATCAGCAGTAGAAAGAAATCGAGTACAAAACCAATCCTTAATGAATCAAAGTTTCAAGAAACGATATCAAAGCTTCCACCAAGATTCACACCTGAAGAACTAGCTGATGCTATAACTCTTGAAGAAGACCCGTTTCTGTGTTTCCATCTCTTTAACTGGGCATCGCAACAGCCGAGGTTTACGCATGAGAATTGCTCTTACCATATCGCGATAAGGAAGCTCGGTGCTGCGAAAT CTGGGAAGTTGATACGTGCTGTGAATATATTTAGACATATGGTGAATAGTAGGAACTTGGAATGTAGACCAACGATGAGAACGTATCATATTCTCTTCAAAGCATTGTTGGGTAGAGGTAACAACTCTTTCATAAACCATCTGTATATGGAGACAGTAAGATCTTTGTTTCGACAAATGGTGGATAGTGGTATTGAACCAGACGTATTTGCTTTGAACTGTTTGGTTAAAG GTAGGACCATCAATACTAGAGAATTGCTTAGTGAGATGAAAGGAAAAGGCTTTGTTCCTAATGGGAAATCTTATAACTCTCTGGTTAATGCTTTTGCGCTTAGTGGTGAGATTGATGATGCGGTGAAATGTTTGTGGGAGATGATTGAGAATGGTCGTGTGGTTGATTTTATTAGCTATAGAACACTTGTTGATGAGAGTTGTAGGAAAGGGAAGTATGATGAAGCGACGAGATTGTTGGAGATGTTGCGAGAGAAACAGCTTGTGGATATAGATTCTGATGATAAGCTT AAGATGTACCAAATGGTGATTCTTG ttcttcttttctcctcAATGTTGCCTTCAGTTTGCGATGAATCAAG ATACATGATAGTACGTAATGTGCCAGCTTTGGGTTGTGGTGATGATCTCATGAGATTATTCATGACTTATGGAGAAGTTGAAGA ATGTAAACCTATGGATGCAGAAGACTGTGCGGAGTTCACGGATGTCTACTGGATCAAGTTTCGTCTCATCACTAATGCTag GAAGTTGGATGAATCAAGTTTTTTGGGAAATCGGCTCCAAATCTCATATGCTCCTGAATACGAGAGCGTCAGTGACACAAAGGAGAAGTTAGAAACTAGAAGGAAAGAAGTGCTTGCAAGACTGAACC CCCATAAAGCAAAGAGCACCTCCCAAGTTACAAAATTGGCTGGACCAGCTTTGACCCAAACCGACAATTTTTCCCCTCGGCG GAGAGAGATGGATTACCAATTCCATAGAGGAAATGCTCCTGTTACTCGAGTTTCATCATATCAG GAGTATTTTGCGTCATCTTCAATGAATCAGATGGTTAAAACTGTGAGGGAGAAACTCAATAAG ATTGAAGAAAGTGGTAACCAAAAGAGGTTACAACCAAGCAGCCAAACACAACCTGACTTCAAGAGAACCCGAGTCGATAACCGAAGAAGAATATAA
- a CDS encoding pentatricopeptide (PPR) repeat-containing protein (pentatricopeptide (PPR) repeat-containing protein; CONTAINS InterPro DOMAIN/s: Pentatricopeptide repeat (InterPro:IPR002885); BEST Arabidopsis thaliana protein match is: Tetratricopeptide repeat (TPR)-like superfamily protein (TAIR:AT2G27800.1); Has 17117 Blast hits to 5443 proteins in 174 species: Archae - 1; Bacteria - 0; Metazoa - 104; Fungi - 8; Plants - 16744; Viruses - 0; Other Eukaryotes - 260 (source: NCBI BLink).), producing MAATRSTFLGSIFRTVKARVLIPPITRLSLPNPNFTSSRFHTSSSLPQSQIEGSISSSLLQDLSIIHGVIAIASTSQGRLASVSMCTQYSTSVPTRSLRRRISSRKKSSTKPILNESKFQETISKLPPRFTPEELADAITLEEDPFLCFHLFNWASQQPRFTHENCSYHIAIRKLGAAKSGKLIRAVNIFRHMVNSRNLECRPTMRTYHILFKALLGRGNNSFINHLYMETVRSLFRQMVDSGIEPDVFALNCLVKGRTINTRELLSEMKGKGFVPNGKSYNSLVNAFALSGEIDDAVKCLWEMIENGRVVDFISYRTLVDESCRKGKYDEATRLLEMLREKQLVDIDSDDKLKMYQMVILVLLFSSMLPSVCDESRYMIVRNVPALGCGDDLMRLFMTYGEVEECKPMDAEDCAEFTDVYWIKFRLITNARKLDESSFLGNRLQISYAPEYESVSDTKEKLETRRKEVLARLNPHKAKSTSQVTKLAGPALTQTDNFSPRRREMDYQFHRGNAPVTRVSSYQEYFASSSMNQMVKTVREKLNKIEESGNQKRLQPSSQTQPDFKRTRVDNRRRI from the exons ATGGCTGCAACTAGGTCTACATTTCTAGGCTCCATCTTCAGAACCGTTAAAGCACGAGTTTTGATCCCACCCATCACAAGACTCTctctcccaaaccctaatttcactTCCTCTCGCTTccacacttcttcttctctgcctCAGTCTCAAATCGAAGGTTCCATTTCGAG TTCTCTTCTGCAAGACCTGAGCATCATCCATGGTGTGATTGCGATTGCTTCCACTAGTCAAG GTCGATTAGCATCTGTTTCCATGTGTACACAATACTCAACTTCAGTCCCAACACGTTCACTTAGAAGGAGAATCAGCAGTAGAAAGAAATCGAGTACAAAACCAATCCTTAATGAATCAAAGTTTCAAGAAACGATATCAAAGCTTCCACCAAGATTCACACCTGAAGAACTAGCTGATGCTATAACTCTTGAAGAAGACCCGTTTCTGTGTTTCCATCTCTTTAACTGGGCATCGCAACAGCCGAGGTTTACGCATGAGAATTGCTCTTACCATATCGCGATAAGGAAGCTCGGTGCTGCGAAAT CTGGGAAGTTGATACGTGCTGTGAATATATTTAGACATATGGTGAATAGTAGGAACTTGGAATGTAGACCAACGATGAGAACGTATCATATTCTCTTCAAAGCATTGTTGGGTAGAGGTAACAACTCTTTCATAAACCATCTGTATATGGAGACAGTAAGATCTTTGTTTCGACAAATGGTGGATAGTGGTATTGAACCAGACGTATTTGCTTTGAACTGTTTGGTTAAAG GTAGGACCATCAATACTAGAGAATTGCTTAGTGAGATGAAAGGAAAAGGCTTTGTTCCTAATGGGAAATCTTATAACTCTCTGGTTAATGCTTTTGCGCTTAGTGGTGAGATTGATGATGCGGTGAAATGTTTGTGGGAGATGATTGAGAATGGTCGTGTGGTTGATTTTATTAGCTATAGAACACTTGTTGATGAGAGTTGTAGGAAAGGGAAGTATGATGAAGCGACGAGATTGTTGGAGATGTTGCGAGAGAAACAGCTTGTGGATATAGATTCTGATGATAAGCTT AAGATGTACCAAATGGTGATTCTTG ttcttcttttctcctcAATGTTGCCTTCAGTTTGCGATGAATCAAG ATACATGATAGTACGTAATGTGCCAGCTTTGGGTTGTGGTGATGATCTCATGAGATTATTCATGACTTATGGAGAAGTTGAAGA ATGTAAACCTATGGATGCAGAAGACTGTGCGGAGTTCACGGATGTCTACTGGATCAAGTTTCGTCTCATCACTAATGCTag GAAGTTGGATGAATCAAGTTTTTTGGGAAATCGGCTCCAAATCTCATATGCTCCTGAATACGAGAGCGTCAGTGACACAAAGGAGAAGTTAGAAACTAGAAGGAAAGAAGTGCTTGCAAGACTGAACC CCCATAAAGCAAAGAGCACCTCCCAAGTTACAAAATTGGCTGGACCAGCTTTGACCCAAACCGACAATTTTTCCCCTCGGCG GAGAGAGATGGATTACCAATTCCATAGAGGAAATGCTCCTGTTACTCGAGTTTCATCATATCAG GAGTATTTTGCGTCATCTTCAATGAATCAGATGGTTAAAACTGTGAGGGAGAAACTCAATAAG ATTGAAGAAAGTGGTAACCAAAAGAGGTTACAACCAAGCAGCCAAACACAACCTGACTTCAAGAGAACCCGAGTCGATAACCGAAGAAGAATATAA
- a CDS encoding pentatricopeptide (PPR) repeat-containing protein, whose amino-acid sequence MAATRSTFLGSIFRTVKARVLIPPITRLSLPNPNFTSSRFHTSSSLPQSQIEGRLASVSMCTQYSTSVPTRSLRRRISSRKKSSTKPILNESKFQETISKLPPRFTPEELADAITLEEDPFLCFHLFNWASQQPRFTHENCSYHIAIRKLGAAKSGKLIRAVNIFRHMVNSRNLECRPTMRTYHILFKALLGRGNNSFINHLYMETVRSLFRQMVDSGIEPDVFALNCLVKGRTINTRELLSEMKGKGFVPNGKSYNSLVNAFALSGEIDDAVKCLWEMIENGRVVDFISYRTLVDESCRKGKYDEATRLLEMLREKQLVDIDSDDKLKMYQMVILVLLFSSMLPSVCDESRYMIVRNVPALGCGDDLMRLFMTYGEVEECKPMDAEDCAEFTDVYWIKFRLITNARF is encoded by the exons ATGGCTGCAACTAGGTCTACATTTCTAGGCTCCATCTTCAGAACCGTTAAAGCACGAGTTTTGATCCCACCCATCACAAGACTCTctctcccaaaccctaatttcactTCCTCTCGCTTccacacttcttcttctctgcctCAGTCTCAAATCGAAG GTCGATTAGCATCTGTTTCCATGTGTACACAATACTCAACTTCAGTCCCAACACGTTCACTTAGAAGGAGAATCAGCAGTAGAAAGAAATCGAGTACAAAACCAATCCTTAATGAATCAAAGTTTCAAGAAACGATATCAAAGCTTCCACCAAGATTCACACCTGAAGAACTAGCTGATGCTATAACTCTTGAAGAAGACCCGTTTCTGTGTTTCCATCTCTTTAACTGGGCATCGCAACAGCCGAGGTTTACGCATGAGAATTGCTCTTACCATATCGCGATAAGGAAGCTCGGTGCTGCGAAAT CTGGGAAGTTGATACGTGCTGTGAATATATTTAGACATATGGTGAATAGTAGGAACTTGGAATGTAGACCAACGATGAGAACGTATCATATTCTCTTCAAAGCATTGTTGGGTAGAGGTAACAACTCTTTCATAAACCATCTGTATATGGAGACAGTAAGATCTTTGTTTCGACAAATGGTGGATAGTGGTATTGAACCAGACGTATTTGCTTTGAACTGTTTGGTTAAAG GTAGGACCATCAATACTAGAGAATTGCTTAGTGAGATGAAAGGAAAAGGCTTTGTTCCTAATGGGAAATCTTATAACTCTCTGGTTAATGCTTTTGCGCTTAGTGGTGAGATTGATGATGCGGTGAAATGTTTGTGGGAGATGATTGAGAATGGTCGTGTGGTTGATTTTATTAGCTATAGAACACTTGTTGATGAGAGTTGTAGGAAAGGGAAGTATGATGAAGCGACGAGATTGTTGGAGATGTTGCGAGAGAAACAGCTTGTGGATATAGATTCTGATGATAAGCTT AAGATGTACCAAATGGTGATTCTTG ttcttcttttctcctcAATGTTGCCTTCAGTTTGCGATGAATCAAG ATACATGATAGTACGTAATGTGCCAGCTTTGGGTTGTGGTGATGATCTCATGAGATTATTCATGACTTATGGAGAAGTTGAAGA ATGTAAACCTATGGATGCAGAAGACTGTGCGGAGTTCACGGATGTCTACTGGATCAAGTTTCGTCTCATCACTAATGCTaggttttga
- a CDS encoding Transcription factor IIS family protein (Transcription factor IIS family protein; FUNCTIONS IN: molecular_function unknown; INVOLVED IN: transcription; LOCATED IN: plasma membrane; EXPRESSED IN: cultured cell; CONTAINS InterPro DOMAIN/s: Transcription factor IIS, N-terminal (InterPro:IPR017923), Transcription elongation factor, TFIIS/CRSP70, N-terminal, sub-type (InterPro:IPR003617); BEST Arabidopsis thaliana protein match is: Transcription factor IIS family protein (TAIR:AT2G27780.1); Has 1807 Blast hits to 1807 proteins in 277 species: Archae - 0; Bacteria - 0; Metazoa - 736; Fungi - 347; Plants - 385; Viruses - 0; Other Eukaryotes - 339 (source: NCBI BLink).) → MIKNDGKMMRVRIAKERSDLCDLTAAAIKATYNTRNPCEVERCIDVLNHLKSLSLSVKDIELSESIVKLETLRSHRNPRIRKEAQALFHSWLKTFYAHGSDNSFKAALTKDRLKMKKHVLTRCSELKKEDEPGTIACQVTAFTLLKNKEDERFQTTVEAVESKTTIKLSELNKKEDQRSLTRETEMIKARNSFLALKQKEDHKSETCDEKYFKKETKTNLKPLNMKTRCVSLEDVTTKKPHEDGSLIKKTKTEKELKNKKVDEMVKLFEAAKKAADVANAKGVLSGKPEASRCINALSLLMKINITPKPKEPRSMMDKLEGLTKHKDRKICHVASALLHLWRQRIREQERKKSVTKASSKNIQRRGNLVM, encoded by the coding sequence ATGATCAAGAACGACGGAAAGATGATGAGAGTGAGAATTGCCAAGGAGAGATCTGACTTATGCGACTTGACTGCTGCTGCAATTAAGGCTACTTACAATACACGGAACCCATGCGAAGTCGAGCGATGCATCGATGTGTTGAATCACTTGAAGTCTCTGTCTCTTTCCGTTAAGGATATAGAGTTGTCTGAATCAATAGTTAAACTGGAGACTTTGAGAAGTCATAGGAACCCTAGAATCCGTAAGGAAGCCCAAGCCTTGTTTCATTCATGGTTGAAGACATTCTACGCACATGGAAGCGACAACTCTTTCAAAGCTGCTCTTACCAAGGATCgtctgaagatgaagaagcatgTTCTAACAAGGTGTTCGGagttgaagaaggaagacGAACCGGGAACTATCGCTTGTCAAGTCACTGCCTTTACGCTGTTGAAGAATAAAGAAGACGAGAGATTTCAGACGACTGTTGAAGCGGTAGAGAGTAAGACAACGATCAAACTCTCGGAGttgaataagaaagaagatcaGAGATCATTAACTCGTGAAACAGAGATGATAAAAGCAAGGAACAGCTTTTTGGCTTTGAAACAGAAAGAGGATCATAAATCTGAGACTTGTGACgagaaatattttaagaaagagacaaagactAATCTTAAGCCACTCAACATGAAGACAAGGTGTGTCTCTTTGGAGGATGTTACAACGAAGAAGCCACATGAAGATGGTTCATTGATAAAGAAGACTAAAACCGAAAAGGAgctgaagaacaagaaagtggATGAGATGGTGAAGTTGTTTGAAGCAGCAAAGAAAGCTGCTGATGTGGCCAACGCTAAGGGTGTTCTCTCAGGTAAACCAGAGGCGTCTCGCTGCATTAACGCTCTCTCGTTATTGATGAAGATCAACATtactccaaaaccaaaagaaccaAGGAGTATGATGGATAAGCTTGAGGGACttacaaaacataaagacCGCAAGATTTGCCATGTTGCATCAGCCCTTCTTCACCTTTGGAGACAGAGGATCAGAGAACAAGAACGTAAAAAGTCTGTTACCAAGGCTTCATCAAAGAACATACAAAGACGAGGAAACTTAGTGATGTGA